The segment GGGATTTTCATGTGTATAGAGGGGTACGGCGCAGGGAATATGCAAGACAAAAATTCATTGATGAAAAGGCTGAAAAAGTAAGCATCtgacattgattttaatctacCATTACTAAGTGTGTGCATGTCCATTTTTGTATTCATCTCATTTATATCCATGATTGTAAAGAAATAccttttcattaaaatacatgaactttattttaagcatatataaatgtatttatgatgAAACATAAATCATGATATAGTCATAGAATGTATACAGGTACATTTATTAATCcgtttttaggtcacctgagtcactcagtgCACTCaatgcaattggtcttcgtccgtcgtcgtgcgatGTGCGTCATTTgtgaacaattttacatttttaacttcttcttaaaaactacaaggccaattgttaccgtttttggtgtgaagcatcgcAAGAAgaatataaattgtgaaattcatagcTCTTCCACCCCTGTGGTGCCAggggtggggccaaatatgaaaaaaaaaagccaaaatttCAACAATCTTCTTCTCTGCTCCCACAcaagtgaggaaaaaactgaatgcctGGTTATGaagtccatgaagccctctattaaaattgtgaaattcatggcccctgggtcaggggttcaggctctagggtggggccactttggccatatagtaaaaatgtataaaatcttagaaaatcttcttttcttctcccatatatatatatttgaataaaactgagtgcatggttataatgtcaacagactcctctacctaaactgtgaaattcatggtgGATGGCattacaatattacatgtataatcttcTACTCCATAATGAAACTGGATTAAATGCATTTATGAGACTTCTCGACAAAtttgtgtatgggctatggaactcaggtgaccgttaaggcctattggcctcttattttttatacaaatatatacgGTATTAATAATACTTCAAATCATGTACTTTTGTAGACTGCAAAGGATCAGGAATATCAGAAAAAGATAGAGCAGAATCAAAAGGCAGCCGATGAGAGAACAGCCAAGAAAAGAGCCAAAAGGTGGGTAGAGTAGAGGAAGGTCAAGAAATGGGGCCAAAGGTGGGTAGGGAGAAAGGCTAAGAAAAGGGGCAATAGGTTGGTGGATGTTAGATTACCAAATGCCAAGAAGTCACACTAATCCCTGCTAACACTGCACTCCTGCTTGGAGTGGTAGAGCTCACTGAGCTTGTTGCAGAgaattgtcatttattttacacCTCCACCACCCTACTGTAAGAGTAAAAGAAAAGTGGAGGTGAATGGCGTAATATGCTTAGAAACTTTAACAAGTTTTACAAATGTTGAAGCAATGTGTCTCTGGTAAACTACCCAGTACCTAAGGACAATGAAAGAGGGTTGTATCAATGTATTCCTGCCAGAGTTTGTTTGTTACATGTGAAAACTGAGATATTGGTGTTAAGTCAAGTCTTGCCACTTTAATTGGTGTGGTTAATGCAATGCtcctttttgaaattttcagaaataaaaaaaagcagaAACTTAAAGCTAAAAAGAGCAAGCCATCTGAAGGTAAGAAACGTTTACAGTAATAATTTCCTTTTTTGGGGggtgttggaatgataaatttATGAATGAAACAGCTCAATttacaatatcattattaaatatAAGGATTAAACAACACCCATCTTACTCACAgatttcataatacatgtacctatatctCATTTATACAGATTGTATAATTAATGTACCATTATTTTATGTACAGACTTTATAATACCTATATCTCATATATACAGATTGTATGATTAATGTACCATTATTTTATGTACAGACTTTATAACACCTATATCTCATATATACAGATTGTATAATTAATGTACCGTTATCTTATGTACAGATTTTATAATATCAGGgacatacatgtgtatacacatgtactaaCAGGAATGGCAACTTCTTCAtttgccatgtttacttcccaaaATATAATGCAAGCCTTGACAAATTTTATGAGAGATTATTAAagattatttatatcattttttttaaaagggattgttttttcataaatttttaaccatatgttgaaaaataatttatataaaatttatataaaaagaaaataaacatcaatttttatgCAATCTTGGAAATGAGGCAAAAATTGGTCTATGGGTTTTAAAAACTCTGTCATAATTATGATCATATCACAGACATTAAGTACAAATAacaattgtaaaataattttaagatatttcttttaaatgtttcataTCAATATATCTAGTAACATAATAGATAAATGaagttaaaattgatatttcagCGAAACTTGCAATAGTTGCCTATTCCATTAGTAAATTCGTCCCTGATAATAccaatatttatatacaaattttataatACCTAAATCTTTAATATAGTATATATAGATTTCATAATACTTGTACCTACATCCAATATGTTAAGCACATTTTATTATAGCAGACTGCTCACAAATATCAATTCATTGTTGTAGAAACAACCAAAAAGGAAGAAAACGATGACAGTGAAGAGGAAGAAGATTCTGATGAAGAGGATGAGGAGAGGAGTGGGCAGGCTTCCGATAAACGACCCACAGAGGATGAGGAGAGGAATGGGCAGGCGTCTGATTAACGACCCACGGAGCAGACAGGTGAAGGGAGCGACGAGGAGAGAGACATTCGGTGACAAGACGAGGGAGTGGCTCCCCAGACACGGAGACAGTGAGAGACGGACAGTAACCAGACATACGGAGAATGTTAGACAGAGGGTCTGCAATGTGGTTCGAATGTGACTGTGTAAAGAAAATTGAGCAGGGGTTGATTTCATTGCATCAACACATCCTTGCTGCACTGTACTGTCCCATGTTTCACCCACAGTTGCTTGgatcatttcaattttcaaatcattttgatCACATCCTTGCTTCTACATGCATGTTATATTTTTGGTCATATTCAGCACATCATTGCTGGTACCAGTTTTAGTGTGAGGACAAAGTAGTTTTTGTACTAAAACATGAAAAACTTTCAGATATGATTtttgtcaaaacatttttcatgtacagtactgtattttattaaaatggagtTTGTATATAAAGGATATCCTACGATTTGTGAAGcgatatataaatgtataatttagaTTTCAGAGTTATATGAATTCTATATTAATTTTGCAATTGGTAAGGGGATTGGAAAACTTAAGTGAGAAAGAACAGCATATCGCACCAGTCTCAGGTGTGCATGTTTGTTGACAAATTCTATTGGATTTATGCTTTCTCAGTATGTttctaaatgtacatgtatatatcaataaaatagttatatgCGTGATATTTTCCTCTCAAAATTGTTTAAGTTGTTTTATCCACAGTCGAAACTTGTACTAGTTATGCAGAAAGTTTACATCCAGCCTCATAATGTAGGCATGTGGATGTTGTCTTAAATTTAATAATGTAATAAAGCCATACACTACATGTaaaactgccataaactacatgtagtgtgattaaatgtatgtaataatgcaataaactacatgtaatatgattaaatgtatgtaataatgcCATACCCTATCCTGCCCTAAATTTCATGTAATAGTGCCTTCAAACTGATCAGtctgacaaaaaaaaagaatgatttttCAAGGggaaaaaattgtgcaagatgtcggtgaaatacatgtaactgcatgattattttttaaagtatatggATGAATAAGAGCATACACCTGTAGTTATTATTACCCACTCCTACTGTTAAGGTGACATGGAGACTTATTTATAGTGCTTATAATAAGCCACTTTAATATACAGTATTTGACAATGATATACAACTATTGCCTATTTAGAGGTCAATATGATTATTTAGCTACCCGAGAAGTACAATAGGCGTATTTACCAAGCCGGAGGTgaggtgaatattgtactttgAGGGTAGCTAAATTATCGTTTTGATtgaaaaacagcaataatttttttttatacaattcagccatgatttaatacaaaaatatcaaactgaGTGTTTTTAAGCTAAGATTTTAGTTTGAAGCCATAGccaaataaattgataaaaacgaTATTTCATTGGATGATCTATTTTTAGTGCAATGCAGAGAAAATCAATGCTTTATTGACCTCCTCGGTCATGTGCAGGTGAATATAATGTTCTATTTATTCTAGATAGTTGGATATTAACCAATCAGAGAGCTAGAAATTAATcattcatttaataaatacatttacttGGTATGGATTTCGCATTCAATATGCAAAGAAACCAACTGCCGTATGtaactgaatttttttattgatgataaCTCAGTACATTTATAGGCACACTTGATACTCAGCAAAGAACATAACACATTGCTGCCATTAAAATGTCAGCACTGACATAATGGTATAATGCtgctaaaaagaaaataaaaatactgttaataatttgaataagtTGTGCATATTTTTCTGGACCCCAGATTAAAACTGAACACCACACTTATATAATATAGGTATAAAAACCCTTTGATTTGGTTACACTCCTAAAACTCAAGGCCGACATTCCATTTGTGGTCTGAGAATTTGTACACTTGTTCATTGCATTATGTGCAtattatgtttgtaaaaaatgcaTTGAATAATCTGATTATTTGAATGAT is part of the Magallana gigas chromosome 3, xbMagGiga1.1, whole genome shotgun sequence genome and harbors:
- the LOC105344291 gene encoding PRKR-interacting protein 1 homolog; the encoded protein is MESQTKKSEDADSKPVVVLKGPTDIQRLKLEKLMRNPNKEAFIPEKSKEKEPRAPHEFIRNVWGSSAGAGSGDFHVYRGVRRREYARQKFIDEKAEKTAKDQEYQKKIEQNQKAADERTAKKRAKRNKKKQKLKAKKSKPSEETTKKEENDDSEEEEDSDEEDEERSGQASDKRPTEDEERNGQASD